In Cryptomeria japonica chromosome 5, Sugi_1.0, whole genome shotgun sequence, the genomic window AAGTGGGAATTTAATAAAATTGAGGGAGTCTAATTTGAAGGATAGCATGTCTTTATAGATCAACTGATAAGATGCTACAATCAATGAAAATACATAAAGAAATATTTGATATAAGAATAGGTATATAAAAAATTCAAGGGTAGATGTTCACCACAAGCCATAATGCAATAAATAATATGAAGCACAATCAACTTGGGTGGGAAGGTAGTGAGCAAAGAAATATTAAACACTATAGACTTAAAACTaatcaaaataaaacaataaaatatgatGATGAATCttataagaaaaattaaaataaacatataacaataaGATATATTagatataaaaattagaaaagaaagtGGTTGAAAACCCTTAAAAAAATTAAGAGAGGATTGAATTtcaagttcaccaaaaatgtgAAGTGCTAAAATAATTTCTTTACCGTAAAAATAAGTTTACTAAACATGACAAATAATTAGATTAACCTATTTTAGAATAAAAATAGCATCTCATGAATATAAGAATTACTTTAAAGTAGAGGTAATCTTAAATCTAAAAATTTGTAATGTATGCTTCCCacgtaaaaatttaaaataaaaagagaATCCGAACTCAATAGTCAAAACATTCACGTGAATGAGTTGCAAATAAAAATTAACGTTACCCTAAAATCCAAAGTACGGTGCATTATACAACTGTACATGATGACTGCTGGCGTTGTGACGGTGAGATGACGATGAATGGATAGTAAGGACGTTTCCACCAGCCAATAGAAATGTCTCTTCCTTTTTACCATCATTATTATATGACCTATTATTATAGGACCTTTATGTCCTATTAATCATCACCCTTAGGACCTTTATGTCCTATTAATCATCACCCTCGCCCCTTTTTCAAATACCTATTTTCCAATGGCACTGGCTATCCAGGGGAAAATTTGCACCGCCTGGATAGCCGTGCTTTCCGTGCCTCTGCCACTCCGTATACGGTGCCTCGAAAATAAGCCACCATCTGCCTGTCGTGCGTGGAAACCGAGACCACCGGCTTTGACTGGgaaaggaagcaaattttttttgtaaggatccctttaaaaaaattaattacatttttaatttattttttaattaaattttcaatatattttttatatttttttttactaataagttttttaattttttaatatatttttagttatattatatatatattttaactaataaattttaattatatttttatcgaattatatatataatatattttcttttttaacacactttatttatatttttaatatattttatgtaatattatttaataaatttaaattatattttaaataattttttaatacattttatttatattatattaatgttaatttttttttaaaatttaaaaaattggagagagagagagggagcgtTGAGAGAGAAAAACAAATAAAGAGGggaagggagaggagggagagtgaGGTTGAGAGAGACAGAGTGGGGGGGATTGAGGGTGAAAGAGctatagagagagatggagagaggggttgaaagagaaagaggtagagtgagggagagggagagagtgaggggTTGAGAGAAataaaaagataaagagagattgaaattttaaaatgttaaaaaattgaagagagaacaaagagagagagattgTTCACTTCACAAGATTAAGGTAGACATGTATTTCATTTGAACTATGTAATTAAATGTAGAATATACATTTATTTATGAATTatgtaatataatttaaaatttaatatatataattaaatataataatacatttaaaaatataaataaaatacattaaaaaataaagaaaatatattaaaaaataaatataaaaaactattaaaagtttactaaaaaatatttatgaaaatataaataaaatatttaaatttaaaatatgataaataaacaaatataaaaaaaaaaaatatttatgaaaatataaataaaatatttaaatttaaaatatgataaatatgatcaATTTTTATCTCATGGTTTGGAATCGTTCATGTCTCACGTTTCCTTCTAGAAGTCTTTTTTTTTTCAACTTCGAAATATTCAAACAATATAAATACTATCAAATATTATCTACACTCACCATATAATTGTATAAGAAAGCTATTTCATTTATGATTAATGAATATTTAACTAATAAAATACTGATATTTGTAGATAGTATTGTTTAAGCATAGATTTGATAATATATATTTGCATGATACTATCTACCACTCTTAAATTTAGTAGAGTTGGGATATGAAATTATATTTTGTTCGAGGGTTGGtggttatcatgatttatgattattgaaatttgaacatGAAATTTTAGAATTTATTTGTATATACTATATGTTCATGGTTTTCAAAGTTATTTGTACTTTTATATTATAGGTTTGGTTTATATGGTAGATGCAAGTGAATGGTATTCTTGTTATACAAATATATGTGGAATCTTAAATAAATAGATCTTACACCTAAAATTATCTACAATTATATTATGTTAGggagttttaaattttttatatagatGTAAAATAAAACGAAGATcttttatttgtaaataaaaagatTATTTTTCCATGCAAAATTATTGGATTGATTAATTtctaaacattatcaatattttattatttaaatatttatcataTATGAAAAAATAGACACTCTTCTAAGTCTCTTCTAACTTCActaattgattttatttaataGATACTCTTCTAACTCTCTTCTAACTTTAATGGTTAATTGATTCTCTTTACCTTTTCTAATCatattttagtttttatttatCTGTTTATGTCAATCATAACTAGCTCTCTTAATTGACTCTATTTACCTTTTTAACaatacttttatttttatttatttgtttatgtgATAATGTTAATCATATGTAGCTATCTTCTAActttaatgattaatttattttatttatctttttaaacTATAATTTTATTGATAGGAGAAAGGCTAAGAGGAAGTGACATTTGGAGTCTCCAACAACTGCATCAGACCCAATCACCTCCATAGTTAAGGCTACAGATTTAGTTGCTATGTCCTCCAAGAAAGGCACCAATAAAAAGTTTTTCCTTTGTTGATAAAGTTGAGTGTATTTCCATGAGTGTCAAGCTGATAATACCCCCACTCAGTAACCATTTCTTTGTGTCTGTGGTGGGTGGTTGGTTATTTGGTTTTTTCCTATCTAGTTGTGTAGTGGTTCTCTTCtagttttttgtgtgtttttggtTTGGTCTTTTGCTAGGTGCACGTACCTCATGCACCCCAATTAGTTGTTTTATAGCAGTTATGTAAAAGGTTCAAGCCTATCCCACTTTAATCATTCataactataatttttttttattcatgTTTGTTTTCATGATAATGTGAATCATATCCAACTCtctttattgattttatttaaCCCTTTTAaccatatttttggttttttttatttcATGATAATGTCAATCATACATATCTCTCTTCTCAATTTAATGGTTGATTGGTTCTATTTACCATTTTTaacctttattttatttttatttatttgttctaTGATAATGTCAATCATAtgcaactattttttatttttattatggaGGATTTTTCATCCACAAAATTACATTTAGCTACCTATTACGAGAGCATGATCCTTAGGTTGATGCTATTTGCCTAAGAGCCAAGGATGGGGGAATATTCATTTCACCAAATTCACCCAAGGAGTGATCCTGACCTCATCCCTTTTTGATGTAGAGGCAAAATTCATTTTTGGTGAGCTCATTAAGAAATTTTCAACTTTACCAACATACCAAGAGCCCATTGATATATGTAACTATTTGAAAAATATGTCAAATAAATTTTCTTACTAAAGAATACATATATCAATAATATAAAAAAGGAATATACAAGAGATGGATTATATTCAaaaaagtgatttaattaaatatttgcaATTTATCAAAATCAATATATTTCTTATAAAAAAAGTATAtacaatttattttcaatttagatggtaaaacataataaaagaaaacaacaaacaagCCACAAATTGTCAATTTCTAAATCCAGAAAATATCTAGATATTCTCATATATGAAAAAATTAATACTATATgtctgtgtgtgtatgtgtatgtgtatgtgtatgtatgtatgtatgtatgtatctatgtatgtatctatgcatgtatgtatatatacacacatatatacatatacatgtacactcATTCATTAAAAAATATCGTTACATACCTCAAAAAATTATACAATATCATTTATTTTTCTGATAATCTAAATCAGATATAGCTCTCTTCCAACTTTTAATGCTTATGTGATTCTCTTTAccttttttattacatttttgtttttatttatttgtttatgtcATTCATATCTAGCTCTCTTAATTGATTCTATTTACCTTTTCTattcatatttatattttttatttatttgttctcATGGTAATGTCAATCATATGTAAGCTCTCTTCtaacttttattttttaaatttatttatttgttgtCATGGTAATGTCAATAATATGTAACTCTCTTCTTACTTTAatggtaaatttattttatttatctttttaaatcATAATTTCATTTTTATTCATTTGTTTTCATGACAATGTGGATGGTACCCAACTCTCTTAATTGGTTCTATTTAACTTTCTTAaccatatttttgttttttatttatttttctagatAATAATGTCAATCATACGTATCTCTCTCCTAACTTTAACggttaattgattttatttatctTTTCTAGCCTTTGTTCTATTTTatattctttttctattatagtatatgTATTCTTAAATAAGAAAATTTAGTAacctttgttttattttatattctttttcTATTGTAGTATATATATTCTTAAAtaagaaaatttattttgaaatgtttttttaaTACGTGATTGatgataacaaataaataaaagttaagaaaaaataaattttcttaTTAAAGAACACATATACTAATACTAATAATAGACAAAGAATAtacaagagaaagaaaaagaaaatgctCCAAGTAAATCTGGACTGTTGCCGACCATGATCCATGCCAAACGCCATAAGAAACGAATTGAAATATGTGTTTCCAGAGTCTACTCAAAAAAACAAATGCTACAAGTTGTTTGACGGTGGACACTAGGCGCTAACCTCTGAAAAAGTTACAGTCCCGATGGAGAACTGTAGGGAGTGTAAGCGTATTTTGTGGACTTGGGTTGATGCATTCTTATCGTTTCTGATTGCATTATTAGTGGGCCAACCTAGGGATAAGGATTTCTACTTCACCACAACTTCAATGTGCCCTTTGTCTTCACGTGTTTTCGTCAATGGATCAATGATCTACAATAAAAGAAAACCCTTTCTCTTCAAATCTACAACTTTCCTACAGCTCTTCTGAAAATCTCATGGCTTTCCTTGCTTTCTTAATAGTCCTGCTCAATCATTTATAGTGAGTAACGATCCATCTCGTtgtgttattattattataatcTGCTTTGACATGGGTGATACGCAGGAGGGACTTGTGAAGAGGATCGTTCATGACGACCATACTTCATTCGAAGTCGATAAACCCAGTGTAGAATGTCCCGATCATAACATCAATAGAAAGGAAAACAAAGCCGAGTGGAGTGAAAATGATGAGTTTAGCATTAGGGATGTGAATATCGAAGAAAAGGTGCCTTCATGGAGGGAGCAGTTAACTTACCGTGGCATGGTTGCAGGCTTGTTGATTGGAAGTCTTTTCAGTGTTATAGTTATGAATCTGAATCTCACTACTGGACTTGCTCCATCAATGAATGTTTCTGCGGGGCTCTTGGGATTCGTGCTTATGAAGACGTGGACAAAACTTTTGGACAAGGCTGGCTTCTTACAAACTCCTTTCACCAGACAAGAGAATACGGTCATCCAGACTTGCGTTGTGGCTTGCTATTCCATTGCTTATGGTGGTACGTTACACGATCAATTTTCTCATATACATAtgtttatgttttttattagaGGATAAAGTAGTGTTTTGAAAGGATTTGAAACTCTCTTTAAAAAACTGATTTACAAGATAAGCTTTGTCAAACTATGTCGAACGACAACCATCAATCACACGACACAAAAACTGTCTAAAAATTTATTTTCAAGTCTTTCTGGTCTGTTATTATTTATGGTGGTTTTTTAATGCTACTTGGTCTAATATCTGATAGTTGATTTATCCATTGTGGTGATCAGGAGGATTTGGGTCCTATTTGTTGGGAATGGGCACAAAAACATATGAACAAGCAGGAGTTAACACAGCCGGTAATACTCCGGACACCGTGAAACAACCTGGAATTGGGTGGATGACTGGATTTCTATTTTTGGTTACTTTTGTTGGCATTCTAGTGTTGGTGCCCCTCCGAAAGGTAACACATCATGCTTCCACGTTAAATCTTCTGTCTACTGAATTTTGACAAATTGCAGTAATAAAATTGATTGCAAACTTTGATTAAACTACTTATGGATGAGGGTGAGTATGTTTACAGGTGCTGATCGTCGATTACAAGCTAACTTATCCAAGCGGTACAGCAACAGCTGTGCTCATCAACGGCTTCCACACAACTCAGAAAGATAAATTGGCGAGGTATACGCCACTGTCAGCTAAATAATTGTTTGATATGTTAGATTTTTGGTTTAGATTATGTAACAACATTGATAAAAACATATTACATAATCTAAATCAGAAATCTGATATCATTTATAAATTTTTGGTTGTTGAAAACCACGTACCGATTTCAAACTGCGGAATTTATTTTTCATTGCAGAAAGCAAGTTCGATGCTTTGGGAAATATTTTAGTTTTAGCTTTCTCTGGGGATTCTTCAAATGGTTTTTCACCAGTGGAGACGGTTGCGGCTTCCAGAATTTTCCGATCCTTGGTCTGCGAGCTCAGCAACAGAGGTGATTTCTCCGgtcatgacaataattttcctgCAACTTATTGAAATATTCATCTAGAAGTTTGTTTAACGATGGCTGGTGTATATGTCAGGTTTTACTTCGACTGCAGCCTTACGTATGTTGGAGCAGGGATGATTTGCCCTCATGTGGTAAACATCTCAATGCTGTTAGGAGGGATTCTGTCGTGGGGTATTATGTGGCCCTTGATCAGCAAACGTGAAGGAGACTGGTATCCCAAAAACCTTCCAGAAAGCAGCATAAAGGGCCTTAATGGCTACAAGGTAATTCAAATTTCACAGTCTCTCTCCACAAGCTTTCAGGTGCACACGATTGCACTAATGACCATGAATGTCATTTAATATTGCAATAATTGGACACGAACACTCAGCCCTCTTACTAGATTTTTTGTGGGTCCCGAGGTTAGATATTTTCTCAAAGCCACTTTTTTTTCATCCAACCCATTTTTTTTTCACTTTCCAGGTGTTCGTGTGCGTCGCCCTAATTTTAGGAGACGGTCTCTACAATTTTGTGAAAATAATGTGGATCACCATGAGCAACTTCTACATCgatttgaagaagatgatgaagtctCGGAATGGTGAGATTTTCCTAGAGCATTTCATTGCCATCCtaatatttttcattgaatttgaaaCTGGGACCGATTAATTGTCTCTTAATTTTATCAGATTTCCACGATCTGATTGTTTGTTTTGTGCACAATCAAATCTAAAAGCAACTTACCCAATTGCAGGAGACGTTGAGATTGATGGCAGTTCACCAAGCAAGGAGGAGCAAAGGCAAAACGAGATATTCGTGAACGACACAATTCCTCTTTGGATAGCTGCATCGGGATATGTAGCCCTGGCTGCTATATCTGTAGCGGTGCTCCCAAAGATGTTCAATCACATGAAGTGGTACTATGTAATGGTCTCCTATATGTTTGCCCCTGTCCTGGCCTTCTGCAATGCATACGGAACAGGGCTAACAGATCAGAATTTAGCATACAATTATGGAAAAGTTGCCTTGTTCGTATTTGCAGCGTGGGCGGGGGAAGATCATGGAGGCGTTCTTGTAAGCCTGGCTTTATGCGGAACCGTGAAATCTCTAGTCCAAACAGCAGCCGATTTGATGCACGATTTCAAGACTGGGCATCTCACTCTTTCTTCACCAAGATCAATGTTTGTGAGCCAATTAATTGGCAATGCAATGGGTTGCATAATAGCGCCGCTGACATTTTGGCTCTTTTTCCAGGCCTTTGATGTGGGAAATCCCGCAACCCAATATAAAGCGCCCTTTGCTATTATTTACAGAAACATGGCCATTCTGGGTGTTGAAGGATTCTCTGCTCTTCCTGGTAATTGTGTAGATATTTGTTACGGTGCCTTTGCTTTCGCAATCTTGGTGAATGGCATTCGAGATCTAGTAGGCGAGAGAATCGGGCAATATATTCCTCTGCCCATGGCCATGGCGATTCCATTCTACGTGGGACCCTATTTCGCCATTGACATGTGCTTGGGGACTGCCATTGTCTTTGCATGGCATAAATTGAACTTCAAGAAAGCAGATATTTTTGTGCCGGTTGTGGCATCTGGGTTAATCTGCGGTGAAGGTATCTGGATTGTTCCATCTGCCATTTTAGCTCTCTCCAAGGTCTCGCCCCCTATTTGCATGAAATTTCTGTCCAATAGTGTCAACCAAAATGTAGATAAATTTATTCATAAATCATAAGATGACAGAATCGTCCGTTGCATTTAttaagaaattaagaattaggataGCAAGTATAGGGTAGATTAGCACGACTAAAATGCTATACGTTCagcttcaatatatatatatatataatcaatatatCTCCATTTGAGTACAAGGAAAGTTCCTTGACTTTTGTAACCAGCACATCTGCATTATATGAATGTATGTTAtacattgttgttattattattatatttatattgataCAAAACTAAGCACAATGAATAAAAAATGCAATAACAATCAAGAACCAGATGATAAATGCTACCGAAAGACAGCAACAACATAACAGCAGTAAACAGCGGCTCATACAAAAGCAAGATTAGATATAAGATAAAGACACACGGTACGGCATCTCAAGAAGACCAATTTTCATTAAAAACCAAGATTCATGAGACGCAAATGGAGACTTAGTTTCATTTAAAAATATATTCCTTCTTATCTCTGGGTTAAAAAGATATGATAAATGAACCCTTTCCTCTTTTGCAGTGTTATTTGGGTGATATTAGAGGAAGGTGTCTATTCATTGCATTTTATTAATCAAAAGTTTACTAAAAACTTGGTATATTGTTATCTAATAGATAGAAAACAATTtactaattttttattaattaaaagttCACACAAAAATCTAGTGGGTCAATAGTggtcaaatttaaaaaatatttatctttaatatagattaattaatttcatatgattaatatttattagaatttagtcttattttagaatatTAAATGATTTGTATGaaaaaatagaagtttcttttaaatctagattttaaaatataatttttagagtcttgtcttagaatatgaaatgatttgcatgcaaaaaataaaaatagaagttttttttaaatgaagatttaaaaacataattttttaaattagaaggtttttaaaatctagatttaaTAATATAATTGTTTTTAACATTTaacaaatgataataataataataggaagttgctttttaatttagatttgtttatatatatatatatatatatatatatatatatatatatatatatatatatatatatatagtatttaataaataataataatagaaagtttctttttaatttagattttagtcttcaacttatttttgaattaTCCATTATCTAGTcagaataaataataataataataataataagtttctttttaatttagattttagtctttatttttaaattatccatTATCTAGTCATTAAAATTACACAGAAAAAACAGATGGGTGGGTGCCATTGTAGTGTTACGCCTCTCGGCGTAATTAGAAAAAAAGTTAGTAATTAGAtcaattgtgcaactttattggtatcaATAATGCATGATTattgggacatttgtgcataagcattgaATCAATTGTGCAAATTTTTTCATTGTCAAAATAAATGGTTAATGGAGCAATAGCGAATATATATTAAACCAATACTTTGAAAtaaccactttttgacccttgtgtgcatCACGAACCCCATAATGTTTTTTCGTTGCTACCCATAAGCCAAAACAATAGTTATAACAATTAAGTCacatatgaagataataaaaaaaattattgaaattcaATGCATTGTTTAAGAGCTTAGGGTGTGCGAAGTTAGCTATAACATCTATGAGTATCCTTCCCCTAATCTAGTATTTTTATGAATATTTATCTTAACTTTAATATTTTAATGATAGGTTAATATTTCAAGAAATATAGAAGGGGAACACCAATATTTCATATGAGAAGaaatattttttgtaattaatattCCTTGAGAAGTACCTAACTACTAAGTTGCTAAGAGAAGAAAGTTGATATAACACAATGGGTGAAGGAGATGGTACAATGGAAGAACTTCGTTATAGATTATCAATAAATTTCAAAAGATATAATTCATCCCTAAGAACTCCATGTTTTTTACTCTAATTATTTGACCACATTTTGTTCTCTTCAAAACTCCTCTAGGCTCTTCACTTGCTTGTACTTCCAATCTAATGTAGGAAGTGTTTAAACACAATTTTCTTTATGTTGTAAGTAGGATCTACAATATTTTAATTATCCATTATTATATGTGGTATTGTAGCAAGTGAATATATTTTCAATTGAAGAAAATTATTCTTTAAAAATATCTTTCGAGATTTATAATCATCTACACAATTAGCTTAGAAATATTCCAACCTTTCTTTATGTATATCAATACTCCCTAGGTCTTTAATGGTAAGACCTTGGGTTGAAGATCTAGTATCATAAAAGATTTAATTGAATTGATCCAATTATACTTCTACATTCTTTGTAGCTTGGCTTGTTAAACATAAATACTTATTAATTACAAGATGGAATACATCACTCTAAAATTTCTTTTCTAAACATAATTTATGAACCTTTGATAACTGTCTCTAGAGTTATAATAGTGCCAATCTTTCACTAACATACTAAA contains:
- the LOC131078012 gene encoding metal-nicotianamine transporter YSL2, with product MGDTQEGLVKRIVHDDHTSFEVDKPSVECPDHNINRKENKAEWSENDEFSIRDVNIEEKVPSWREQLTYRGMVAGLLIGSLFSVIVMNLNLTTGLAPSMNVSAGLLGFVLMKTWTKLLDKAGFLQTPFTRQENTVIQTCVVACYSIAYGGGFGSYLLGMGTKTYEQAGVNTAGNTPDTVKQPGIGWMTGFLFLVTFVGILVLVPLRKVLIVDYKLTYPSGTATAVLINGFHTTQKDKLARKQVRCFGKYFSFSFLWGFFKWFFTSGDGCGFQNFPILGLRAQQQRFYFDCSLTYVGAGMICPHVVNISMLLGGILSWGIMWPLISKREGDWYPKNLPESSIKGLNGYKVFVCVALILGDGLYNFVKIMWITMSNFYIDLKKMMKSRNGDVEIDGSSPSKEEQRQNEIFVNDTIPLWIAASGYVALAAISVAVLPKMFNHMKWYYVMVSYMFAPVLAFCNAYGTGLTDQNLAYNYGKVALFVFAAWAGEDHGGVLVSLALCGTVKSLVQTAADLMHDFKTGHLTLSSPRSMFVSQLIGNAMGCIIAPLTFWLFFQAFDVGNPATQYKAPFAIIYRNMAILGVEGFSALPGNCVDICYGAFAFAILVNGIRDLVGERIGQYIPLPMAMAIPFYVGPYFAIDMCLGTAIVFAWHKLNFKKADIFVPVVASGLICGEGIWIVPSAILALSKVSPPICMKFLSNSVNQNVDKFIHKS